The following are from one region of the Acanthopagrus latus isolate v.2019 chromosome 2, fAcaLat1.1, whole genome shotgun sequence genome:
- the zgc:154093 gene encoding cdc42 effector protein 3 — protein sequence MPAKTPMYLKTTTPKKGKKLKLRDVLSGDMISPPLGDVRHSAHVGPEGEGDMFGDVGFLQGKMSMLPSLSRTQNGHSRSHSVERGPDDGFSAKQDSHSYAYNGYHYQHSSSGLLKTTISMPVFIAHEQAPPKPPRLHLDDPSPASLPPQQNHFQNHQAETNHKQANGFGHADGHRQQHPTRSLFDNGVVGRLASEPCRDISISPNIRRLVPSSGSFSEVSSEDSMSEICGPLDVRRGLSLDSDAGLSNEDLRSERSDSPCAAFQPAGLTVSSNVTRSDSMAGLDLDLDLGPSILEDVLSIMDRFKTEDNRCEL from the coding sequence ATGCCGGCAAAGACGCCAATGTACCTGAAAACGACAACTCCCAAGAAGGGGAAGAAGCTGAAGCTGCGTGACGTCCTCTCAGGTGACATGATCAGCCCCCCGCTGGGCGACGTGCGTCACAGCGCCCACGTGGGGCCCGAAGGTGAAGGCGACATGTTCGGAGACGTGGGCTTCCTGCAGGGGAAGATGAGCATGCTGCCGTCTCTGAGCCGGACGCAGAACGGACACTCGCGCTCGCACAGCGTGGAGAGAGGCCCGGACGACGGCTTCAGCGCCAAACAGGACTCACACAGCTACGCCTACAACGGTTACCACTACCAGCACTCGTCCTCCGGCCTGCTGAAGACCACCATCTCCATGCCCGTGTTCATCGCCCACGAGCAGGCTCCACCCAAACCTCCACGCCTCCACCTGGACGACCCCTCGCCTGCCTCTCTGCCCCCCCAGCAGAACCACTTCCAGAACCATCAGGCGGAGACGAACCACAAACAGGCCAACGGCTTCGGTCACGCAGACggccacagacagcagcacccGACCCGGTCGCTCTTTGACAACGGCGTTGTTGGTCGTTTGGCTTCAGAGCCGTGCCGAGACATCTCCATCTCCCCCAACATCCGCAGGCTCGTCCCGTCCTCCGGATCCTTCTCGGAGGTCTCCTCTGAGGACTCCATGTCAGAGATCTGCGGGCCCCTGGACGTCCGCCGGGGCCTCAGCCTGGATTCTGACGCCGGCCTGAGTAACGAGGATCTGAGGAGCGAACGCAGCGACTCGCCCTGCGCCGCCTTCCAGCCGGCCGGCCTCACGGTCTCATCCAATGTGACGCGTTCAGACTCTATGGCGGGTTTAGACCTGGACCTGGATCTGGGTCCATCCATCCTGGAGGATGTCCTGAGTATCATGGACCGCTTCAAGACTGAGGACAACCGCTGTGAGCTTTGA